The DNA region CCTTAAAAGATTTTTAAATTAGACTTACATTAATTTATTATGTTATATTTAAATGGAAAAAGtaaaatttattaaaacataGCAACCAAGGAATCGAACTCAGGTCTTTCCTTTCAAAGAAAAAATGCATTATCACTAGACCACTTTCATTTTGATTGGAATGTTTTTCTTTGAAattttatatataatttaatGTTCGTATTTTTTTCTTATAATTTCCTAAAAGCTGATTCATTACAATTGAACCCTAAATTATATTTTCTTCTTTCTCTCTACACAACTTTCTGTCGTTTCTTCTTTCTCTCTACACAACATTCtgtcttttcttctttctctctACTCAAAGAAATATTTTCTCTATAACTCACATACTCTCACGCCGGCCACTACACGCTTTCTGCTGCAACTCACCTTCGCTGTATTGTTGCATCATTTAATACAAACACCTCTCAAGAGTAAGTTTCTCATTCTCATTCTATTTCTCATAAATACCTCTTACCACCAAAATCTTTTGTTGTTCATCTTTTTCATTTACTTCTCTGTTTTGAATACCTTTGTTTTTTCCTTTCTGTTTGTGAAATTAGAAATCCCTCGAGCAGGACCACCGCCTCAAATTATCTGTCATATTTGTCTCCAAGGGTGAGTCTCATTCTTCCTAAAATTACTCAAATActtaaattatgctaaaactcTAACCTTCCTATTTCTCCAAATCTGAATTGAAAAATATTACTTTAAATATCTTTTGTTACAAAAATTATTTTGTAAGGATGTCATACGGTTATTAGGATTTATTATATAAGGGCGTTATAATATTTTAGTGAGATTGTATTTGCTTTCATAGGCTTAGCGTGAAAGTTGTTTCAAATTATAACACCAATTGCTTTAAGTTTTTGGCTTTTAGTAACTCATATTATAGTAACATTTTGGTACAAAAATAACTTAACTGagttaaaaaatttaattaatcaTATAAAAGGAGGGACATATACACTGTTATATCTAATCAACCAAACATATACAGTTATTTTAATCCTGTTTTAATTTCATAAAACCAAAATGACCTCACATAAGATTAATTAGTAACCAATTATTAGAGTATATGTCCTTGATTATTGATAGCAGCCATTTAACTTAATGAATTGAAAACTGTGGAGAGTAATTCATGAAACAAACATCTACTATACTAATTAAATAACTAAAtcttgaattaaaataataaaataaacttGCAGTTTGGAACAATGCATATATATTTGTATGAGGATTCCTTAAGCAGATACTGTTAACCCTAATTGCCGATACAATTAATAATCAAGTATAATTTAATTTGATTTCCTGTTGATCAGACATGTTGCACTAATCTTGAGAGTAAtaatttttttcattattttaatacattattttaataataaacaAGAATTATTTATTCATGTCAAATATGTGTTAAGATATGAGAGGAATTTGGAATTCGAGGAGAAAGTCCAGGAGGAAATATATTATATTACATTTTATTACTATTGACAAATAACCTCACAAAAGATGtaaacatattattattattagcAAACAGTGGTAGATCTATTATAAGGGAATGATAGGTGCCATGGCCAACAGTGGTAGCAAACAGTGTTGATCTATTGTCCaaattatttcaaaaaaattctaaaaatttgTTGCCAGCGTTTGACCaatcaaaataattttttaattaagGAAAAATTCAATTAATTCTCCAAAGAGAATAAAAAAATAATACTTTATAATTTATCAACTCAAAtaagaaaaaattaaaataattctctaaataaatttttataaaatatttgaAGAATAAAATCAGtagaaaaaaattaaaagaagTTGACGTTTGAACAATTTAAAAAAATGCAAGATTATGAAAGTGAGAAATAAAATACTCAATTAGAAGAATTTACACGAATTGTTTATTACAGACAAAAAAATCCAGTGAAAAGTAATCATGACTTGAAGCACAATTAGAAGAATTTAGAAGATATAGTGCAAATTTGGAATCTAGGATACTACATGAATGAATGAAAATAGAACATCATTGTCCATAGAATATATAAACGTTTGATTTGCATATAGTGGTAGACCTATTATTAATGTATGAAAAGTaaaatttcatattttttaaatgatCAAATATTTGGTAGACCTATGATCGTATTTGGAAATATATTAATGTATGAAAAGTaaaatttcatattttttaaatgatCAAATATTTATCTACAATTGATGACAAAGATGCACCATAGTTATACAATATCATAACATATCAATTTTCATCTTTTGGTTGGTTGGTTGCTCCATTATTTTCTTCTTTTTAAGCAAAATGATTTGAAAGTCATACACTATCTATAATTAATATTGATGTGCTGATTAATATATATGCGTGTGTATGTACTTGTTGGATAAAGTTTTGCTTCATTTCAACTAATATGGAATAAGATGCATGGCTTTTTCTTATGTGCATAGTTTCGAACGGTATGAAACACAGTTAAATTTCTTTGCATATTTAACATATTTTCTAGTTAGACAATTTCTAATTATGTTtagtaataaaaataatataGACATAATGAAACACAATTGCAGCCCCATATTAGCATAATTTCTGCTTAGACATAATTGTGCACATTTCATACTATCTTTATTAAATATTTACTACTCAATGAACTAATTCAATTTCTTTACATGTAACATTGATTCTACTCGGTGAACTATTTTATGTATTGTAGGATATTAGTAAAAAGAATGCAGGTAATAGGAGCAAGCAAAAGTTTATGCATCGTGTAGAACCAACAAATTTTGCTAGAATTCATGCAAAATTGGTATGATATTTGTGTGTGATTATCAATAGAATAAGTTATTTTTCAATCTCTTATTAAgtagtatttttttttaatatatgaATAATCATGTAGCGAGCAAAAAAGGATGGAGAAGAAGTCACTCAAGCTGAAATGTTTATTGAAACTCGAAAAAGTCGCAAGGGAAAACAAGTGGATGGGGAAACCCAATTTGCTATTGTAAGTTAAATTATAATATTCATTATAAATACACATGTGGTTTTTAATTTTGTTCAAAActaataatttaaaatattagGATAAACTTCAAGAATCTATTGAAAACTCAGTTGAAGCTGGAACACAAGCATTTCAATCATTGTTTGGGAAAGAAAAGCCCGGTAGAGTGAGATGTTATGGAAGAACTGTCACAACATAATTGTTGAAAAGCATGTATATGCAACAAAATCCACATTTAAGTGAAGAGGAAGTAGATGATAAGATGAGAGAAGCTTTGCACAATGATAATATTCCAACACCACGCCATCGACATCAACATATGCTCCTACTCATCCAAAGGTACTATAATTGACATTAATAAAAATCAACATTTATTTTATTAAGTGTTGAGTTGTTATTTTATAGTtgtttaattttttaaatatgCGGTGTTAGTTTTATAAGTTACTCATTAAGTTAGTATAAATTCTAAGCGTGCAAACTTCGTTAGTGAGTAATATATAACTATCAATTGTTTGAATTGAATCATTATTGTATGGATGTTGAGTCATTTGAAGCCTTGCATATGTCGCTTTGATTATTGTAACTTTGTTATTGAATAATATATAAAAGAAATTCTTCATATTTATAGGTTAGAAACAAAGATGATCCTCAAGATGAACAAGATGATGATCTTCAAGATGACGATAATCTTCAATATAATCAAGATGATGATGATCTTCAATATGGTCAAGATGATGATGATCTTCAATATGATCAAGATGATAATGATCTTCAATATGATAATTTTCAAGATGATGATTCTCATGAACCTCAACACAATGAATATGATAAAGACCGCCATTGATTTAAATATTGACGATTATGTTTTGTTTTATGGAGTTACATAAGCCAACTAGCTATAACTTATATTGCTTGGActtattttgaaaatatttgtaTTTTTTGCATTTCAAAGAGTTGATTACACTTCGTCTTATTAATACTTCATATTTATATATGTTTTCAATTTATAAATGTGCTTCTTATAATAATATTGAAAAAAAATCTATTAGAATAATGTGAAGGTATATGATCACAAATGTATCACCATATAAATGATCAGGAAAATTCTATACTAATTATATCTTTCAAAGTCTAAAGTGCACAACAGGAAAATTGTATACTAATTATATCTTTCAAAGTCTAACGTTATATATAAATGTGATTTGTTTTTCAATCTATAGACAACGCTTTTTATGCGTTGCTTATCAAAAACCGTAGTATATTCTTTTGTTTTAGGCGCGGTTATGTGTGTTATGTAAATGAAATTATAGATTAAGCTACGGTTTACATCTGTTGGTTATTAATAACCGTTGCCTTTTCGCATGTTTTGGGGGCAGTTATTTTATGTTGCTACTTGAAAACCACAGCTTAAAAGTTCAACTAAAACCGTGGACTTTGATATTTAAGGCGGTGGTGTTCAAAATCCGTAGGTAGAAATCAAAAAACCGCGCTCTAATGGAATAAGCAACGGCTGTTTATTCCACGCTTGATAAACCGTCCCCTAAAGCATTAAAGAACAGTTTTATACCTTTAAGGGGCGGTTTTTTGTTGTTGCCTAAACCCATTTTTATTGTAGTGGTGGAAgagggaaatcgtctttcggactggctttattcaaatctctatagtcgacacacatgcagacctttccatctttcttcggcacaggcacaatattggccacctattgcggatactcagcggtcacaaggaaaccggcgtcaatctgcttttgcacttcttttttgatattcactgccatatcaggatgcgtttttctcaacttttgcttgactggccggcattctggcttcaacggcaatctatgctccacaatctcagaatccaaacgaggcatgtcttgatatgaccaagcaaacacatctgaatactctcgaaaaagatcaatcaaccccttcttaacatctggacacaggcgaaacccaatcttgacttccttcacatcatcctcggaacccaagttgaccaactcaATCTTCTCTTTGAACGGCTGCATGACTctttcatcatgctcaagaagacgagataattcatcactcacttcttcatcaatttcctcctcggcctcaaacacggggaattcaaaatttggagaaggagaaggatcattgtattcaatggggttagaaaccaacttgcataatgatttgatgttttgattttagagaagtgaatttgtgaccaaatattatacagatggacaattatattgtttatttatgttttttgtcattaccattttcataataaagcaaaaagtaaaaacaaaacatcatagatgtggatgaatagaattaattttattaattatcaaTTTCAGAATGCCCAACAATGtccacttctcccttaggcatagaagaaggattttgaaaacatataaaagcaattacttagatcgatacaaaataacaggaatatcaacagcagtccaattgttgcaagtctttccatgcgtcacaaaattggtgaagtcttcctcttcgtcatcctctagcacagcagctaagtgttgttcattaccatgaatgaaccctccgctatggaagctaAGTTACATATCTTCATAtcttgcagttgatgaacctcgttgaaaacccagaccggttctgcctttgttgtcggagacgTCTACCATGCGCCCCgactgatcaacattgccttcttccacaatattgtttgcatctttcaatgaggacatgggtgccccaactctcttttcagcatcaatagataaggcttggaacggagtttgaacctcatcctcagcttcaatATAAGAGAAtgatgacaggtggctaaccaacagtgcCTTTTCCCCGCCAACGATTACGAGTTTTCCATTCTTGACAAttttgagcttctgatgcaatcTGGAGGTGACAactcccgcctcatggatccatggccttcccaataaacaacggtaggccgggtggatatccattacttgaaaagtaatttgaaaatcactcagacctatcttaactggaaggtccacttcacctataactactttgcgtgaaccgtcaaaagctttgacgattacaccactatacctcatgggcgctccttgatataatagatttgacagagttgactttggcagcacattcaacgatGACTCGGTATCAACAAGCACATtagacaaagcatcatctttgcaattcgTAGAGATATGaaaagccaaattatgattcctaccctcctcagggagttcttcatcacagaaactgagattgtggcaggaagtgatgttagccacagtatgatcgaattgatccaccgtaacatcatgttccacaaatgcttgttccagaactctttgcagtgcttctttgtgcgcttctgaattcataagcaaaGACAATACTAAAATCTTTGAGGGGATTTAGAGCAGTTGAtccaccacattgaactcgctcttcttgatcagacgaagtacctcatcatcatcatcattagtcttcaaattgttggattcaccagacttacactttgaagcactaaccggatctacaacagaaacttccaccttcttactgacagtTGATTCTTCTTTAccttttgggaacaccgacccaaacacacgaccactgtgggtcaccttagtaagatcagcaatgctcaccacaaagttggtcgtaggcaacgggacctcttgaccatccttcatcattgtagcattatactgatacggcataactttatcagatgaatacgggactggacccgctaaccgtattactaatGGCGATACTGATTTGTTACTGTTACTGTTATTGTTACTGTTATCGTACTGGATCACCAATCTTTTTGGTTGTTTAAAAACGGGAACAATGACATTCACGTCATCACCTAAGTGATGGCATTAGAAgatttgaatcatgccttcatccatcagccgttggatgtcccttttcaccacaacACAATCCCTTGGGGTTAacactacaaataacacaaccatcatggtcatgttcacaatcactcaccaaacaaatgtCCTTATGAATCTGCACTAAGGACCTTCTGATAAAACGAACATCATATATCTTATactctccaggacaaccgtccactatattcccatgagcgggcaatggatttgctttcacattgGGCGCACGGTCCTTCTTCTGAACCTCACACTTGAGCGGATAGAAATTCTCAATTTCGTgtctgggtgctccttgatgaaaagcacaacggagttcaggattataccaccatggaattggttctggaatttgtggcgggtttcttggttggagtaggttcttgagaaccaaagatgggtaaagttctgcgtaagacataagaatcgggtcgaaagacaccttcttcctctcgaagttttgttgatgatgattgttggtattgttatcgttgtaggtgtttgttcgttgttgcggttgttgttgttgacgttgttgttgttgaactggtactgATTGATTATTATAAAATACaggaatgactgaagatacttggtggtggtgttgacggggtggttgattccttctgatctgaggcctcctctgcctcccactggaaattgcattaACTTCATTATCCTTCTTCTTCCCAAAACTGCTTCCATACCTCTTAATTGACGATGCTTCATCTCttgacaatcgtccttctcggactccttccttaagccttatccccatgtttaccatttcggtaaagtcactagggacactagcaatcatacgttcataataaaatgaactcgAGTCTTCAGAAAGgtctttgtcatctctttttcctccaagggaggagtgatctgagcagccaattctctccacatttgtgcgtactctttgaatgtctccttatatttctgagacatagacctcagttggtctctatcaggcgccatatccatattatacttatattatttgacaaaagcctctcccaagtcgttgaaagtgtgaatgcttgtgttgtccaaccccatgtaccaacggagcgcagcaccagtcaaactgtcttggaagtagtggatcaatagttgatcattgtcagtttggGTTGACATATTGCGGtcatacatcactagatgactgagcggacatgtgttccctctgtatttttcaaagtcaggcactttgaatttcaccggaatcttcacattcgcCATCAGGcataactcagcagcactcttcccaaacaaatccttaccccttagtgtcttcaattccttgcacagctcaagaaattgatccttcatttcatccattttctcataaacattcggaccctcagacgcctcggagtgataaatggtatcctctacacgaggcaaggtgtgcacaacgggtggtggcacagacattaccgggctagatgtcggcatggaagcaaatgtagacgcaaaaccttcaggcatgaagtttggcggcattccccacgggaattcggcaggcatggtaggcgcaaagtgagcagtagcagcaggcatggtagaggcagccacctctgaaataacggtcctttgaggaggaggagttgcaggtgttggagaagattggctctaAGCAGCCAatactgactccatcatggatGTCAGTCGAGCGATATCGtccttcagctctttgttctcttgctccaaatgttccatgattctcagatgattggcgcaagtgttgtaccgatgagtcagcttggctgaagcacagaagaaacaccaataagacatctggcgaaagagaaacctgcttatgcaaatgatgcatgaaatgcaatgcttgtttatttatttttattttcaaggaacttactatatcatttgcaaatatatatatttaacaacaattgtaacaatttcatatgacaaaaaatctctttttatttatataaatttgaaggattacactgagtacaattttagaaaccaaatgaaaaatacaagagaaaaggagactagtcatcctaaggatccctaacaacaatgtcagaagatctggatgaaggcgcgtacttccttcgaatgcatcgaatctcggtctcaaaagaagccttcatctgagtcttctcgaggacaagctgatcgAAAATCTTCTTTCGAGCAACGGACgactgaggcatgctagaggaagatgaaacctccggctctctctaTATCTTTttcactcggtcttcaagtagctcaataagtgcatctttgtccttagactctaACTGCAACTCTTTATGCTTCTTGCTCAAATtacggaaacgctcttcccacatatccttctcttgtttcatcttggcgagtgcgtcttccaactcctctacatcttggttagagagagttaatggctcaaccataaccatagacataggtttttcacaaggataaggcatcttcaattccaaagctctcttcttcacccaaagagtgtaagcttcaAAAGCTACACTGTTGCGTGAACCAAGCTCTGATCTTCCTTTCCaatgcacattatgccaagcatgcacaatatTTTGCTTCAAgtgttggggatctttaccctcttgatagaaaagaccttttaacaaagtgttattaggtttgtctttcaaggggtacccaagttgatgacgagccaaagcagggttgtagttaattcctccttgtgtaccaatgagaggcacattagagaattcaccacaacaatcgATAATATCCAAACttctcaaagaaggatcataccaaactatatcatcattagtgagagacataagtctctgagaccaccgtagacattgtttgttctccacaaaagcaggtgtctgaggcaagtgcgaaataaaccacttgtacagaagaggaatgcaacagacaaccgttccaccacccttaggatttcttaaatgcaaagagaattacatatcacccaacaaagtaggcacatgattcccaatcaagaaaagtctaatggcgttaacatcaacaaaaccatcaatgttagggaacaaagctaatccataaatgatcaacacaaatatagcttcaaaagcacccacactaccggcttgagcaaaggcat from Lathyrus oleraceus cultivar Zhongwan6 chromosome 1, CAAS_Psat_ZW6_1.0, whole genome shotgun sequence includes:
- the LOC127096166 gene encoding phosphopantothenoylcysteine decarboxylase subunit VHS3-like yields the protein MAFSYVHSFERYETQLNFFAYLTYFLDISKKNAGNRSKQKFMHRVEPTNFARIHAKLRAKKDGEEVTQAEMFIETRKSRKGKQVDGETQFAIDKLQESIENSVEAGTQAFQSLFGKEKPGRVRNKDDPQDEQDDDLQDDDNLQYNQDDDDLQYGQDDDDLQYDQDDNDLQYDNFQDDDSHEPQHNEYDKDRH